Genomic DNA from Prevotella intermedia ATCC 25611 = DSM 20706:
TCTGGGTCAAGGAATGCGTTCTCGTTCTCGTTGTTCCAAATCTCAATGCAATCGTCCATACCAATGAATTTTATTTGCTGATCGATGTTTGCCATTCTCAAGTATCGTTTCGGTATTAAGAAGCGTCCGTTACCATCAAGTACGATGGTTTCAACGTCTGAGACGAATTGGCGATAAACCATCTGGTCGCGTTTGTTCCAACGATTGAGGTAGCTGCGAAGATTATCGAGCATCTTGTTCCACACCGATTGGGGGTAGATTACCAAGCAAGGCTGGAAAACATCTTTCTTCATAATCAGCGACTCTTCGCCAGATGTGCTTAATATCTTGCGGAATGTTGCTGGCAAAAAGGCTCTTCCTTTCACGTCAGTCTTGGCTTCTATGCTACCTAAAAATCGCATGTGTACTTCTTATATAATTGAAATTTCGGTTCAAAGTTAAGTAAAATTCCCCACATTTCACCTCTTTCCTCCACAAAGTTTGCGTTATTCTTGTATTTTTAATATATTTAACGCAAAGTAAAGGTGTAGAAGAAGTGCGTAAAAGACTTATTGTAAGTATTTTTCATTACGTCTTAAATGAAGCTTGTGTGTACTTTCAAGTAGTTTTACGTGCAACTTTGGCGTTGGTTTTGGTGTGCAAATCAATGGCTATTGAGTATTTTTTTTATAAAAAAGTCGAATATCTCAAAAGGTTTAGCTATATTTGCACTCTATTTGAGAACTTGGAAAAATTAGAAAGCATATAGCAAGTAACATGGAGAGGACCATCGATATCCAAAAGATACTGTACAGTAAAATGGGCTCGAAGGCAAGGTTTGTTCCTCGTTTCGTGATTAATTGGTTTAGAAACATTATTCACGAAGACGAGGTTAATCAGTTCCTGTGGGAAAATCGAGACAAGACAGGAACGGAATGGCTTACCGAATGTGTGCATTACCTGCGTATGACGCTTGAGATAGAGGGCTTGGAAAACTTGCCCGACAAGAACGACGGCAAACTCTATACATTTGTTTCTAATCACCCACTTGGCGGACAAGACGGTGTTGCATTAGGTTCTATCATTGGCAAACATTACGATGGAAAGTTTCGTTACCTTTTGAACGACTTGCTGTTGAACCTGCCTGGTTTGGAGCCTGTGAGTATCGGAATAAACAAAACCGGCAAGCAGAGCCGCGATTTCCCTCGCATGGTGGAGGCTGGATTTAGCAGCGACAACCATATTGTGATGTTTCCAGCAGGATTGAACAGCAGAAAGCAGAATGGTGTGATTCGTGATTTGCCTTGGAAGAAGACTTTCATAACGAAGAGTGTAGAGTATCAACGCGATGTTGTGCCAATCCATTTCAGTGGACGCAATTCGGAATGGTTTTATAAAATTGCCCATTTCAGCGATAAATACGTGAAGAAAGTAAATCTTGCAATGTTCTTTTTGGTCGATGAAATGTATAGGAATGTTGGCAAAACATTTCGTGTCAGTTTCGGAAAACCTATTCCGTGGCAGACTTTCGATGACAGCAAAACACCGATGGAATGGGCACAATTTGTCCAAGATAAGGTATATGAACTTTAGGAAAGTTTTACTTGTTATGAAGTAATGCGAAATAAAGAGATGCGATAAAAAGCAATAATATGAAGGAAGAAGAGATTATCCAACCAGTCGGTAAGGAACTTTTGAAAAGCGAACTTACTCCAGGCAGATTGCTGAGAGGTACGAATAAGAGTCATAACGACATCTATGTATTCTCGGCAAGCGAAGCTCCGCATCTTATGGACGAAGTTGGACGATTGCGCGAAGAGGCTTTCCGCAGTGCCGGTGGCGGTACGGGAAAGGCAAAGGATATTGACGAATTTGACCTGATGCCCAATGGTTGCAAGCAACTTATCGTATGGAATCCTGACAACGAAGAGATTATAGGTGGTTATCGTTATGTGTTTGGAAAAGAGTGGAAGTTTGGCAGCGATGGCCAACCTATACTTCCTACCAGCCACATGTTCCATTTTTCCGACAAGTTCTTGAAAGAATACGCTCCCTATACGGTTGAATTGGGTCGCTCTTTCGTTTCTTTGGGGTACCAGAACGTTCGTGAAAATTCTAAAAGTATCTTTGCACTCGATAATCTTTGGGACGGTTTAGGCGCGCTCACGGTACTGAATCCTCATTGCAAATACTTCTTCGGTAAAATGACGATGTATCCGTCGTATATCCGTCGTGGTCGCGATATGATTCTTTACTTCCTCAAGAAGTTCTTCGACGACAAGGAAAACCTCATTATACCGATAAAACCGCTCAAAATCGACACTCCTTTCTCCGAATTTGAGTCGTTATTCAATGCTGCTTCCTTTAAAGAAAACTATCGTATTTTAAATAGGGAAATACGCAAGTTAGGGTTCAATATCCCTCCTTTGGTGAATGCTTATATGAACCTTTCGCCAACTATGAAACTTTTTGGAACGGGGATTAACAATGGCTTTGGCGATGTAGAGGAAACAGGAATCCTTATCGCTGTGGACGAAATATTTGAAGAGAAGCGCGTTCGCCATATTGAAAGCTTTGTAAAAGACCACCCAGAAGCACTCAAGATAACAAGCGGTGCGAACAAAGTGATTTACGAGGAGCGGTAAAATTTAGAAAAGTAATAGATTATAATAAAACAGTAAACCAGTATTTATTGTCCATTTCATCGAGGAAAAGGCAATGAATACTGGTTTTTTATTTTGTGTTTCCAAGCTCAAAGCGCAGTTGCCGCTTTTCATTGGAATTACCTTCACAACATCAAAGACAACTTCCTGCATCTGCCTTCAGCAGTAACAAGAGAACGATTCCCTTACCGAACTGCTGCCAAGTTGCAGTTTATGCCCGTTTTAACGAATGAATAGGAGTTCACGATATTTCGGCAACGTCCACATTTCGTCGCTCACAATCAGTTCGAGCTTGTCTATTTCGTGGCGTATCTCTTCCATCTTCGTGGTAATGTTGTCGTGGTAGGCAATGGCTTTTTCGCGTTGGTTTTCTATTCTGTTGGCAATTTTCCTTGCCTCGACAAGTTCGTCTACGCCTGTTTCTATGGCTTGCATACGCTCCGCTATTTCCTTTAGAATCTTTACATTGCGTGCCGTAAGTCGCTCGCCTTCTTCTCTGCCGAAGATGTTTATCATCGAACTGACGTTCTTTGCCAACCTACTTTGGTAATGGGTTACAACAGGAATGATGTGGTTCATAGCCAAATCGCCGATTACACGTGCTTCTATCTGAATCTTTTTCGTGTAAGTTTCCCACTTCACCTCGTTGCGAGCTTCAAGTTCGTTGCGCCTCATTACGTTCATGGATTCGAACATTTGCACGGAATCATCGCGCAAATAGGTGTCGAAACATACAGGACAACTTGCCTCGCAGTCCAATCCTCTCTGCGCTGCTTCAGCTTTCCACTCGTCGCTGTAACCATTTCCGTCGAAGTGGATAGGCTTACAGGTTTTAATATCGTTGCGAACAACTTCTATAATCGCACTCGTCTGGTCTTCGCCTTGTTCAATCAGTGCATCAACACGTTGCTTGAAACTTGTCAGAGCTTCTGCCACAGCCGTATTCAGTACGATGAGCGAAGAGGCGCAGTTGGCTTCCGACCCAACTGCGCGCAGTTCAAAGCGATTGCCAGTAAAGGCAAATGGCGACGTGCGGTTGCGGTCGGTGTTGTCGATGAACAGCTCAGGAATTTCCGGAATGTCGAGTTGCACGCCTTGTTTCCCCTTCACGGTGAACAAGTCTTTCTTGTCGGCTTTTTCTATATGTTCAAACAAGTCGGTCAGTTGTTTGCCAAGGAACGACGAAATAATGGCAGGTGGTGCCTCGTTTGCCCCCAAGCGGTGGTCGTTGGTTGCACTCATAACCGATGCTTTCAGCAGTCCGTTGTGTTTGTAAACACCCATTAATGTTTCTACAACAAAGACTACGAAGCGCAAATTGTCGTTTGTGTTCTTACCACTTTTGTGCAGCAGCACACCTGTATCGGTAGCCAAGCTCCAGTTGTTGTGCTTTCCTGAACCGTTGATGCCTGCGAAAGGTTTTTCGTGTAGCAGCACACGGAAGCTGTGTCGGTGTGCAACCTTCTTCATCAGTGCCATCAGCAGCATGTTGTGGTCTACTGCTAAGTTGCATTCCTCGAAGATTGGAGCAAGCTCGAATTGTCCCGGAGCAACCTCGTTGTGGCGGGTTTTTACAGGTATGCCCAACTCTAAGGCACGGATTTCCAAGTCTTTCATAAAGGCTTGCACACGTTCGGGGATAGTGCCGAAGTAGTGGTCGTCCATTTGTTGGTTCTTTGCAGAGTCGTGCCCCATCAGCGTTCTGCCCGTAAGCATCAGGTCGGGACGTGCAAAATATAAGTCCTCGTCTACAAGGAAGTACTCCTGTTCCCAGCCCAAATTGGTGTGTACTTTCTTTACATCGGGGTAGAAATATTGGCAAACATCTTTTGCCGCACTGTTTACGGCAAGCAACGAACGCAGCAGCGGTGCCTTGTAGTCGAGTGCTTCGCCCGTGTAAGAAATGAAGATAGTAGGAATACAAAGTGTGTCGTCTATGATGAAGACCGGACTTGTGGGGTCCCACGCCGAGTAGCCGCGTGCCTCGAAGGTGTTGCGAATGCCACCCGATGGAAACGAACTTGCGTCTGGCTCTTGTTGTACGAGCAGTTTTCCAGAGAAGTCCTCGAGCATTCCCCCTTTCCCGTTCGACTCTATGAAGGAATCGTGCTTTTCCGCTGTGCCTTCTGTCAGGGGCTGAAACCAGTGCGTATAGTGTGTAACGCCATTCTCTTTTGCCCACTTTTTCATACCGTTTGCCACACCATCGGCAATCGAACGGTCGAGGCGTTTGCCGTTTTCCATTACGTTCATCATCTTGTTGAAGATGTCCACAGGAAGGTATTTGTACATTTTGTCGCGGTTGAAAACGTACTTACCAAATAGTTCGGAAGGGCGTTCGTTCAGCAATTCTAACTCTACGGGGCGTTTTCTAAAAGCCTCTTTTACAACTTCAAATCTTAAGTTACCCATACTTCTTTTTACTTTTTTCAGCTTTTGTGTAATGCAAAAATAAATATTTGTTTGCAATTTGCAAAATAATTGTAGCATTTTGATATGTGTATTGTTTGAAAAATTAATATATATCATTTATTTTGCCTTTCTTGCAGTTTTTAGTTTGTGGAGGAATATCGTTTCATTTTTCCAATAGGCAAGCCTCTTTGCACCTACACCATTGCTTCTGTATACATTATTATATAAAGCGAAATCAGACAATAACAGTGTAAATATTTTTCACAAGGATATCTTTTGTCTAACTTCCTTGTTATCAATGTGTTGCAAAACCTATTGTTTTGCGTTCCAAAAGCGGCTGTTTTGCACGGTAAAAGCGTAGGTTTTGCGTTGCAAAACAGCCGCTTTCGCAATGCCAAATCGAAATTACCGTTTTTCAATGAAATTATCTTTACAAAACAAAAGCCATTTCAGTATATTTCTTGTAGACTACAAAAGAGGAATTATTCGCCAATAAACGGCTGAAAAACACGAAGAAAGTACTAAATTAAGAGAGCCTTTTTTATATTTAACAGAGTACAAACAGAATTATAAGAAAAAAGATGAATAATTACCGAAAAATAATTACCTTTGTACGATTAGTGAACAATAATTTTTAATCTAACTTATAAAAATGAAACTGAAACATTTCCTTTTTGTTGCCTTGTTCTTTATTGCAGGAATAGCAAACGCACAACAGTTTGGCTCAATTCCAGTAAACAAGAATGTAAGGCAGGGTAAGCTCAGCAATGGTCTGACTTATTACATCTTGCGCAACAACTGGCCTGAGAATGTAGCCAACTTCTACATTGCGCAGCGTGTTGGTTCTATTCAAGAAGAAGAACCACAACGTGGTTTGGCTCACTTCCTTGAACACATGGCGTTCAATGGTTCTGAGCACTTCCCAGACTCTACCTTGTTGGAGTTCACACGCTCGCTCGGTGTGCAGTTTGGTAGCGATTTGAACGCTTACACCTCTATCGAAGAAACTGTTTACCGCATCAGCAACGTACCGACAAAGCGTCAGACAGCACTCGATTCTTGCTTATTGGTTTTGAAAGACTGGTCTAACGGTCTTACACTCGACGATAAGGAAATAGACAAGGAGCGTGGTGTTATCCACCAAGAATGGCAATTGAGCCAGAACGCAATGATGCGTATCTACGACCGTTCGCTGCCAAAGCTCTATCCTAACAACAAGTACGGACTTCGTTTGCCTATCGGTTTGATGAGCGTGGTAGACAATTTCAAGTACCAAGCCCTCCGCGATTACTATCACAAATGGTATCGTCCAGACAACCAATGTATCATTGTTGTGGGCGATGTAGACGTAGACCGCACCGAAGCACAGATTAAGAAGCTATGGGCAAATGCTACCGTGCCAGCCAATGCTGCACAAGTAACAAAGCTTCCAGTGGAAGACAACGAGCAGGCTATCTATGTTTTCGATAAGGATAAGGAAATGCAGAACTCTACTATCGGCATTTTCATGAAGCACGATGTGTTCCCTGACGAAATGAAAACAAGTCAGGCATATTACATCGACAGCTATATGAAGACAATGATAGCTACGATGTTGAACCAGCGTTTCAGCGAAATGAAGCAGAAAGCAGACTGCCCATTCACCAGTGCAGGTGGTTACGACGGCAGATTTATGCTCTCAAGCACCAAAGATGCGTTCACATTGAACGGTAGTGCCAAGGAAGGCAAGGACATAGAAACACTCAAAGCTCTCTATCGTGAGGCACAACGAGTACGCCTGTATGGTTTCACACCTACCGAATTTGAACGTACAAAGCAAGAATTCCTTTCACAAATCGAGTCTGAATACACCAATCGTGATAAGACAACCAGCAGCCAATATGGCGACGAATTGCGCGACCACTTCTTGAAGAACGAGCCTATCCCAAGCAAGGAAGACGAGTACAAGATTATGAAGCAGCTCATCGAAATGCCTGCACTCAACTATCAGGTTGTAAACGAGTATGCTAAGGAGCTTATTTCCGACAAGGACAAGAACCTTGTTGTCTACATCTTCGCACAAGACAAGGCTGGAAAGGTAGACCCAACCGAAGAGAAGATGGCACAAGCTATCAAGGAAGTACGTGCAGAAAAGATAGAACCATACGTTGATAACGTAAAGAGCGAACCTCTGTTGGACGAAACAAAACTGCCAAAGGCTGGAAAAATCGTTAAGGAAACAGAGAACAAGAAGCTCGGTTACAAAGAGCTGACATTGAGCAACGGTGCTCGTGTTATCCTCAAGAAGACTGATTTCCAAGCTAACGATGTACGTTTCTACGCTGCAGCAAAAGGCGGTAGCGGCTTATACGGCAAGGCTGACTTCGATAATCTTAAGCTGTTCAACTCTGTTATGAACAACAGCGGACTTGGAAACTTCTCTAAACAAGAACTCACCAAGGCTCTCTACGGAAAGCAAGCAAGCGCAAGTTTGTCGCTCGGCACATACTATCAGTATGTAAGCGGCCAGTCTATACCGAAGGATATTGAAACGATGATGCAGTTGGTTTACCTCAAATTAACAAAGGTAACTAAGGACCAACAAGCATTCGACGCAATGATGAAGCAGTACGAAGAGGCTTTGAAGCACAAAGATTTGTCTCCAGAGAGTGTCTTCGGGGACTCAGTGTCAGTTACTCTCTACAACCACGAACTTCGTTATGCTCCTCTTTCGGTAAACAGACTCAAAGGCGTGAATTACGACCGCGTACTCCAGATATGGAAAGAGCGTTACGCTAACCCTGGACAGTTCACCTATTACTTTGTAGGAAACTATGACGAGGCTGCTCTCCGTCCACTTATTGAGAAGTATATCGGTTGCTTGCCAAAGGGTAAGGTAGAGAACTGGAAAGAAGTTCCAGGCTTCGTTAAAGGTAAAGTGTTGAACCATTTCACCTTCAAATCAGAGACTCCAAAGGCTATGAGCGTAGAAGTTTGGCACCAACCAACAAAATACACTGTTGAGAATGCTGTACTCGTAGACGCTGCAGCGCAAGTATTGTCAATGGTTTACTTGAAGGACATTCGTGAAGACCAAGGTGCTGCTTACTCAGTAGGTGCAAGCGGTGGCTTGAATCAGACTGCCGACAAGACCTTTGCCATTATTCAGGCACAGTGCCCAATGGACCCAAACAAGGCTGAAATCGCTGTTAAGCTCCTCAACGAAGGCATTAAGAACAACAGCGTAAAGGTCGATATGGATAAGCTTCAGAAAGTTAAGGACTTCATGCTCAAGCAAGCTGACATTAGTGCGAAGAGCAATCGCCACTGGATAAATGTTCTCAGCGAGTATATCACATTAGGTGTAGATATTCAAAGCGACTACAAGGCTGCTGTTGAAGCCCTGACTCCAGAGAAGATTGCAGCATTCCTGAAAGGCTTGCTCGCTTCTGGCAACCACGTAGAAGTGGTGATGACACCTGCAAAATAAAACTTGTTGCGCAAGTCTTGCAATCGTAAGACTTGTGCAATATACAGATTCAATCATACGAAAGCCCACGATTGCAATTGCAATCTTGGGCTTTTTCTGTTCCAAAGAGAATGTGTCAAGGCTCAAAGACTTGCCCTTTCTCTTTCCCTTTACAGTCTTTTCGCTTATACTTTTGCACCTGCTGTCAAGGGTGTATTTTAGTTTAACTTTGTAAAGATAATTCTGTTAAAAAGTGGCAATTGCGTTTTGGCATTGCGAAAGCGGCTCTTTTGCGATGCAAAACCTACGCTTTTACCTTGCAAAACAGCCGCTTTTGGAACGCAAAACAATAGGTTTTGTAATGCGTTGATGTATAATGAGTTACGTAATAGTTATACTTTTGAAAAATATTTACATCTTTGTTGCTTTCTTTTCGTTCATAAAGTAGCGTGGGTTAGATGTAAGAATTTGAGGACAAAGAAACTTCACTGCTTTTTGATTATAAGCATATTAAAGTATAATCTATTCTTTCTATAAGTATCTTATAAATAATATATTGGTGTAATTCTTATATTGAACTCACGTGAAAGGAACTGTGGTGCCTATGAAGAAAGATGTATAACACTCTCGATATGCCCTTTTTGCATACAAAAAATCTCACCCCTGCTATGTGCAGAGGTGAGATTAAGGGTTTCGATAAAGTGTTTCAGTTACACCTTATATATGTATTAGAGCTGTGGACCAGCTGCTACAAGCTTCTTACCAGCATCGTTTCCTTCGTACTTCTTGAAGTTCTTGATGAAGCGGTCTGCGAGGTCTTTAGCCTTTTCTTCCCACTGTGATGCGTCAGCGTATGTGTCGCGTGGGTCGAGAATGTTGGTATCAACACCTTCCAACTTTGTAGGAACAGTGAAGTTGAAGTAAGGAATCTGCTTTGTTGGAGCAGCGTCGATAGAGTGGTTCAAGATTGCGTCGATGATACCGCGTGTATCCTTGATAGAGATACGCTTGCCTGTACCGTTCCAACCTGTGTTCACCAAGTAAGCCTTAGCACCGCTCTTTTCCATCTTCTTAACCAATTCTTCAGCATACTTTGTTGGGTGAAGTTCCAAGAAAGCCTGACCGAAGCAAGCTGAGAATGTAGGAGTTGGCTCTGTGATACCACGTTCTGTACCTGCCAACTTAGCTGTAAATCCAGAGAGGAAGTAGTACTTTGTCTGCTCAGAATCGAGAATTGACACTGGAGGAAGTACACCGAAAGCGTCTGCACTCAAGAAGATTACCTGCTTTGCAGCTGGACCTTGAGAAAGTGGACGTTGAATATTCTTGATGTGGTAGATAGGATAAGAAACACGAGTGTTCTCGGTTACGCTCTTATCAGCGAAGTCAATCTCACCGTTTTTGTCTACTGTAACGTTCTCGAGCAATGCGTCGCGGCGGATAGCACCGTAGATATCTGGCTCAGCTTCTGGGTCGAGGTTGATTACTTTCGCATAGCAACCACCTTCAAAGTTGAACACACCGTTGTCGTCCCAACCGTGTTCGTCGTCTCCGATGAGCTTACGCTTAGGGTCGGTAGACAATGTTGTCTTACCAGTACCAGAGAGACCGAAGAAGATTGCAGTGTTTTCTCCGTTCAAATCGGTGTTTGCAGAGCAGTGCATAGACGCAATACCCTTCAATGGCAAGAAGTAGTTCATCATAGAGAACATACCCTTCTTCATTTCACCACCGTACCATGTGTTGATGATAACTTGCTCCTTAGAAGTTACATTGAACACAACAGCTGTTTCAGAGTTCAAGCCGAGTTCCTTCCAGTTCTCAACTTTAGCCTTTGATGCGTTGTAAACGATGAAGTCTGGCTCTTGTTCAAAGTCCTCTTCGCTTTGTGGGCGAATGAACATATTTGTAACGAAGTGTGCCTGCCATGCTACTTCCATGATGAAGCGCACCTTCATGCGTGTATCTTTGTGAGTACCGCAGAAACCATCAACAACAAACAAACGCTTGTTAGAAAGTTCATTCTTTGCGATTTCCTTTACTGCATTCCAAGTTTCCTTAGTAGCTCTGTGGTTGTCGTTCTTGTATTCGTCAGATGTCCACCATACTGTATCGTGTGAGTTTTCATCATCAACGATGAACTTATCTTTAGGAGAACGACCAGTGTAGATACCTGTCATTACGTTAACAGCACCAAGTTCTGTTTCCTGGCCTACTTCGAAACCTTCAAGACTCTCTTTTGTTTCTTCATTGAACAATACTTCGTATGAAGGATTGTACAGCACTTCTTTTGCGCCTGTAATGCCATAATTGGCGAGTACGCTCTTATCAAATTTTGCCATTTGTAAATATTATATAAATGTTGAAATTAATTCCGTATCTTGTAACAACTTTACCTTAAAATAACACCGCAAAGGTAATAATTTTATGATGTAATGCAAAATGATAGGTATAAAAAATGCAGCAATAAAACATTTGCAAGGTTAAAGAATATAAAAAATATTATTGTTGGCAGATATTTGCTATTCAGACGTTGCAAATAATAAACTATTTTCTTAATTTTGCCACAATTTTGGGCGCATAAAAACTATCACCCCAATTTAACCATACTATAAAAAGAAAAAATGGAAATCATTAACTTCTCGGAACAGAACTCCATTGTAAACCAGTACATGGCAGAAATCCGCGACAAGGACTACCAGACAAACCGTCTCCTTTTCCGTAACAACGTAATGCGAATAGGAGAGTTCGAAGCATTCGAAATCTCTAAAACACTTCAGTACGAAATGAAGGAAATCCAGACTCCGCTGGGCATTTCTAAGGTAAACGTACCTACCGACAAGATTGTACTTGCTACTATCTTTCGTGCAGGACTTCCTTTCCACAACGGATTTCTCAACATTTTCGACCATGCAGGCAATGCTTTCGTAAGCGCATACAGGGAATACAAGGACAAGGAACACCACGAAGTAGGCATTCACGTAGAATATTTGGCAACACCGAATATTGACGGCAAAACCCTCATTATTGCCGACCCAATGTTGGCAACAGGTGGTTCGATGGAGCTTGGCTACAAGGCAATACTCTCTAAAGGTACACCTCGCCACGTCCATATAGCTTGTGTGATAGCTTCTCCAGAAGGTATCGACCACATTAAAAAGACTTTCCCCGACGACAAGACCACCATTTGGTGCGGTGCAATCGACGAAGGCTTGAACGAACACAAGTACATTGTTCCAGGCTTTGGCGATGCTGGTGACCTTTGCTACGGCGAAAAACTCTAAGTACAATTTACAAACCACGCAACAGCAATGGCTGATATTAGCCATTGCAAAGCAGGTTTTTTCTATAAGATAAAGCGGAGTGGCGACACAAGGTACCACTCCTTTCCGCTTTATTTTTTCTTTTTTTCCCCCAATTCGTATTATTCTCGGTACTTCCAATAGACGCATAGACAGCGTTTATAACGTTTCGTTTAGAAATCGGCGCAGTGCTCTTGTTCTCTGAAATACCGGGATAGGCAATGTTTTTGAAGGGAAATAATTGCCCCTTTCTTGCCTATAACAATTACTGAAAAACAGCTTTGGTTTTGTAAAGATAATTCTCTTAAAAAGTGATAACTGCGCTTTGGCATTGCGAAAGCGGCTCTTTTGCAACGCAAAACCTACGCTTTTACCGTGCAAAACCGCCGCTTTTGGAATGCAAAACAATAGGTTTTGTAACACGCTTATGTATAGATAGTTACGCAATAGTTACGCTTGTGAAAAATATTTACATTCTTGTTGCCTTTTACAGAGGTATCTGTACTGTCGGAATGGCAATAAAAAAGGTCTTCAAATACAGATAACTGTATATTTGAAGACCTTATGTTTAGATGTTCGCATCAATCTAATTCAGTAGGAAGTAGGCAGCTCTGCCAATTAATTTCCCTACATAGTACAATATGAAGATACATAATGTAAGAATCGTTAGATATGCGACCCATCGTTTATATCCTGTTAGTGAACGGTAGTTCATAGGAGTTTGATAATTCTTTTTCGTTGTTAAAACACTTTATTTTTATTTCTCTGCTGACTCTGGAGCCTTACCGATAAGGTCCATAAACTGGTCGAGCTTAGGAGTAATGATAATTTGTGTGCGGCGGTTACGCTGCTTTCCAAGCTCTGTGTCGTTGGTTGCGAGTGGGTTAAACTCGCCACGACCACCTGCAGTCAGACGTTTTGGGTCTACACCGAAGCGGGTTTGCAAGTATTGTGCCACCGATGAAGCACGCAAACAAGAGAGGTCCCAGTTGTTGCGAATATTCTTCATCTTTTCGCTCTGTGCATTTACAGGCACGTTGTCGGTGTTACCTTCAATCAGCACATCGTAGTCTCTGTAGTCGGTAATAATCTTTGCAATCTTGCTAAGGGTTTGTTCTGCACGGTCGTTTACTTCGTAAGAACCGCTCTTGTAGAGCATATTGTCTGCCAACGAGATGTAAACAACGCCCTTCAACACCTGAACATCAACTTCCTTGAGTTCCTCCTTGCTGAGGCTGCGTGTAAGGTTGTTCGTAAGAACAAGGTTGAGCGAGTCGCTCTTGGTCTTCACTTCCACGAGGTGGCGAATGTACTGGTTGCTCTCGTTGATTTGGTCTACCAACTTAGAAATATTGATATTGTTTGAATTGGCATTGTTCAAACTCTGGTCGAGGCTACCCTGCAAAGCTGCTGCATTTGCTTTTGCCTGTGCCAATTGGTCTTCCAAACTCTTTATACGAGCATTGTTTGCTGCAATTGTTTC
This window encodes:
- the mraZ gene encoding division/cell wall cluster transcriptional repressor MraZ, which translates into the protein MRFLGSIEAKTDVKGRAFLPATFRKILSTSGEESLIMKKDVFQPCLVIYPQSVWNKMLDNLRSYLNRWNKRDQMVYRQFVSDVETIVLDGNGRFLIPKRYLRMANIDQQIKFIGMDDCIEIWNNENENAFLDPDDFSETLETIMGNSGETKALATDTTR
- a CDS encoding glycerol acyltransferase, which gives rise to MERTIDIQKILYSKMGSKARFVPRFVINWFRNIIHEDEVNQFLWENRDKTGTEWLTECVHYLRMTLEIEGLENLPDKNDGKLYTFVSNHPLGGQDGVALGSIIGKHYDGKFRYLLNDLLLNLPGLEPVSIGINKTGKQSRDFPRMVEAGFSSDNHIVMFPAGLNSRKQNGVIRDLPWKKTFITKSVEYQRDVVPIHFSGRNSEWFYKIAHFSDKYVKKVNLAMFFLVDEMYRNVGKTFRVSFGKPIPWQTFDDSKTPMEWAQFVQDKVYEL
- a CDS encoding GNAT family N-acetyltransferase: MKEEEIIQPVGKELLKSELTPGRLLRGTNKSHNDIYVFSASEAPHLMDEVGRLREEAFRSAGGGTGKAKDIDEFDLMPNGCKQLIVWNPDNEEIIGGYRYVFGKEWKFGSDGQPILPTSHMFHFSDKFLKEYAPYTVELGRSFVSLGYQNVRENSKSIFALDNLWDGLGALTVLNPHCKYFFGKMTMYPSYIRRGRDMILYFLKKFFDDKENLIIPIKPLKIDTPFSEFESLFNAASFKENYRILNREIRKLGFNIPPLVNAYMNLSPTMKLFGTGINNGFGDVEETGILIAVDEIFEEKRVRHIESFVKDHPEALKITSGANKVIYEER
- a CDS encoding glutamine synthetase III → MGNLRFEVVKEAFRKRPVELELLNERPSELFGKYVFNRDKMYKYLPVDIFNKMMNVMENGKRLDRSIADGVANGMKKWAKENGVTHYTHWFQPLTEGTAEKHDSFIESNGKGGMLEDFSGKLLVQQEPDASSFPSGGIRNTFEARGYSAWDPTSPVFIIDDTLCIPTIFISYTGEALDYKAPLLRSLLAVNSAAKDVCQYFYPDVKKVHTNLGWEQEYFLVDEDLYFARPDLMLTGRTLMGHDSAKNQQMDDHYFGTIPERVQAFMKDLEIRALELGIPVKTRHNEVAPGQFELAPIFEECNLAVDHNMLLMALMKKVAHRHSFRVLLHEKPFAGINGSGKHNNWSLATDTGVLLHKSGKNTNDNLRFVVFVVETLMGVYKHNGLLKASVMSATNDHRLGANEAPPAIISSFLGKQLTDLFEHIEKADKKDLFTVKGKQGVQLDIPEIPELFIDNTDRNRTSPFAFTGNRFELRAVGSEANCASSLIVLNTAVAEALTSFKQRVDALIEQGEDQTSAIIEVVRNDIKTCKPIHFDGNGYSDEWKAEAAQRGLDCEASCPVCFDTYLRDDSVQMFESMNVMRRNELEARNEVKWETYTKKIQIEARVIGDLAMNHIIPVVTHYQSRLAKNVSSMINIFGREEGERLTARNVKILKEIAERMQAIETGVDELVEARKIANRIENQREKAIAYHDNITTKMEEIRHEIDKLELIVSDEMWTLPKYRELLFIR
- a CDS encoding M16 family metallopeptidase, producing the protein MKLKHFLFVALFFIAGIANAQQFGSIPVNKNVRQGKLSNGLTYYILRNNWPENVANFYIAQRVGSIQEEEPQRGLAHFLEHMAFNGSEHFPDSTLLEFTRSLGVQFGSDLNAYTSIEETVYRISNVPTKRQTALDSCLLVLKDWSNGLTLDDKEIDKERGVIHQEWQLSQNAMMRIYDRSLPKLYPNNKYGLRLPIGLMSVVDNFKYQALRDYYHKWYRPDNQCIIVVGDVDVDRTEAQIKKLWANATVPANAAQVTKLPVEDNEQAIYVFDKDKEMQNSTIGIFMKHDVFPDEMKTSQAYYIDSYMKTMIATMLNQRFSEMKQKADCPFTSAGGYDGRFMLSSTKDAFTLNGSAKEGKDIETLKALYREAQRVRLYGFTPTEFERTKQEFLSQIESEYTNRDKTTSSQYGDELRDHFLKNEPIPSKEDEYKIMKQLIEMPALNYQVVNEYAKELISDKDKNLVVYIFAQDKAGKVDPTEEKMAQAIKEVRAEKIEPYVDNVKSEPLLDETKLPKAGKIVKETENKKLGYKELTLSNGARVILKKTDFQANDVRFYAAAKGGSGLYGKADFDNLKLFNSVMNNSGLGNFSKQELTKALYGKQASASLSLGTYYQYVSGQSIPKDIETMMQLVYLKLTKVTKDQQAFDAMMKQYEEALKHKDLSPESVFGDSVSVTLYNHELRYAPLSVNRLKGVNYDRVLQIWKERYANPGQFTYYFVGNYDEAALRPLIEKYIGCLPKGKVENWKEVPGFVKGKVLNHFTFKSETPKAMSVEVWHQPTKYTVENAVLVDAAAQVLSMVYLKDIREDQGAAYSVGASGGLNQTADKTFAIIQAQCPMDPNKAEIAVKLLNEGIKNNSVKVDMDKLQKVKDFMLKQADISAKSNRHWINVLSEYITLGVDIQSDYKAAVEALTPEKIAAFLKGLLASGNHVEVVMTPAK